The sequence below is a genomic window from Gossypium hirsutum isolate 1008001.06 chromosome A11, Gossypium_hirsutum_v2.1, whole genome shotgun sequence.
AGTCAACTTAACTAAATGTATTTAAGTCAATTCGAGATTGATGGGCCCCACGAACTTGTAAGTTTCCTTTTCCATAAAACTTGCAAGAGGCATTTTCTTGgtatgaaaaaattatttagtaaaataGATGAGTTTGAAAATTAATAAGGAAATGATTAAAGTCGTTACTTGGAGCACCCGACTTTAACTCGGCACCTCTAGGCACcgtttttatataattattttttacttaaatgaaaaagaggaaaaagaggTAAATCTTATAAATAGTctttatattttatcaaattttagttagtttcaatttggattttttatgtttcaatataatattaatagGTTTCAAACCAAGACTTTAGTGGGAACTAcaaataaatatgacattttttttattaagttctccttttttttaaaaaggaatttatctaaaattttgataaaattatgagGGACCAATTGtgataatatttcattttttccGAAGCATAGAAACAAGTTGTTTTTATGCTCAACTATATGTAAAATAGAATTACTAGCTCTAAGCATCTTAATTATCCATGtttcaatataatattaatagGTTTCAAACCAAGACTTTAGTGGGAACTACAAATAAAtatgtcatttttttattaatttctcatcttttttttaaaggaatttatctaaaattttgataaaattatgagGGACCAATTGTGATAGTATTTCATTTTTTCCGAAGCATAGAAACAAGTTGTTCATATGCTTAACTATATGTAAAATAGAATTACTACTTTAGCTCTAagcatcttaattatcacttgCACATAACAGAATTCATAAAAAGGACTAATGAGTAACTAATAAGCATCTTACCACCGAACCAACATGCTCATTCTGGCATAATTtgcccaaaaataaaatttaaaccaaaacaaTCAGGGATAGGAATATAaccaaaaattaactaaatttttaaagaaaagacTTGAAACTAGAACCTCTCACACATAACAATATCACCCAACCATTGAACCACGTTAAATTACATGACAAAGTTCAACATTCCTTAATAAAGAAATTCAGAGTGTTACATAAGAAGCTTTTGATTTTTACGGTGGCGTCTTAAATGGAGGAAGAATTAACAAATCTTAATGATAAACAtgttaatttacatatttttggtgtttaatttggcttatttctGAATTAATCCCTGCTTAATTgatgtttttatgatttaatcttgtcagggatgTAATTGGtcaaaaacgagtaaaaaggggccaaattgaaagacaaatcATTGAGTTGGGGCCAAATCATAAAGATGGGAAGGCCAAagatttaacatcaattttgactttgtaaaaatctaaaaaaagaagatattattttatttagtttttttatttttatttttatttttattttattaatttagctttagcctatttttagtaaaccctatGAATATAAATAGAGGCTTTTAGTTCTTAGGAAAATCATCCTTTAATTTGTATTCCTCCTTCTACTTGGAATAGAATTACTTTCTctcttgtattttctttttcaatttagagTTGGAatatcatttcttttctcttcaatttgacGTTGCATTTTGTAGTTTTGTctccaatttttgtttcttttccataATTGGGTCAATTGCTCTCCAAGTCCCCTTTCCTTTTCAAAATTCCATCATCCTTTACACAAAGCCAAAACACAATCCACAACCTTCaagcatgattaaattcatgcCACACTAAACCCTTTTCAGCTTTAAGCCGGTGTTAACCCCGTTAAAAAACCCGTGAGTTACAAACCCGAGCTGTTTAACTCCCAACTTTCGATATTTATTATTTCTCCAGATTAAGAGTATGACTtcgtcaactcacaaagtcaagacaacactaagtcaaaaaagagacgtcgtttgagttagtgtggctagacgtacagttggaattccaaaaggatcgattgtctaatTGGTCTTCCGTGAActcattggcgtgccaagtggggatTACTGTTTGGTTCCGTGAAGGGAAGTAGTAACCAGATTTAAATGTCCCAAATGTTTGAGGGCATTGGTTCAAgttaggctcttctagaacgcaaagctgtcggagttctaaatcacgaacgtttcgtaggttgttcgatcggtaagggttagttataggacgttccataactaatttacacaaggaagagttggtgttcgaggcgtccttggtagctataactagcttattggaaaagaggagttcacctAATTTCAAGGATCGGGTCAAAGACGAAAAAACCCGTGCTTAAGGCCGAGCTAAGATTAATTGATTTTTCTTCAGATTACttcgttttttgtttttttatcttttactttttacgtttttttgagtttattttaggTTCCATATTTTATCCCCCCCAAACATCACGGGCACGACAACTACCCAGACATAAATCTGGTCGAGAGATAAGCAATTTTCAGTAAACCAATCTCTGTAGGATCGACCCTACTCCTTATACTGCTTTAATTtgcaaattaggtgtaggtttatattggtggaatcgATAGCCATCACTTAATATTATCGAGGATGAAGAGGAACTGGTGTAGGCCGTGGAAGATGAAATCGGGGCTGAGGAAGATTACAACTTGTGTTTGGTGGGACGAATTTTAACAATAGTGTGGCTCACTTTCGATTTATGAAGAATAAACTGGCATATTTATGGCATCTATTAGGGGAATAGTTATCACTAATTTTGGGGAGAAGAGAGTTATGTTTCGATTTTTCAATATAATTGATCTAAAGATGGTGATGGAGGACATGCCCTTCTTATTTAATAAGCACCTTATCGTTTTCCATAAATTGGAAGAGGGAGAAGATCCAATGCAAGTCCTACACATTTATGCCTTATTTTGGGTGCAAGTACATAATTTGCTAATGGGGTTTATGTCAAAAGGTATAACGCGAAAATTTGGTAATTTCATTGGTCAATTCATGGAGTATGATGCTGCGTTAGTAACAAGATAAGAGAAATTTTAAACGTATTAGGGTGAAGTTAGATGTTTGGGTTCCATTAAGGAGAAAAGAGAAGATTATTTTTTAACAGAGTAAGTCTACACACATTCAATTTCAGTATGAGAAGATTACATTATTTTGCTTTTTATGTGGTAGATTGGGTTATGGGGAAGGTTTCTGTCTCATTCGTTTAACAATGGGACAACAGGAAGAGGAGTTTGGTTGGGACAATTATTTAAGGGCTCCGCGACGTAAGGCAGCGTTGGTTTTTAGCTGATGGCTGAGGGAAGAATCGGGGAATGGATTGAGGATAGGAATGAAGTTGGATAAAAATCAAGAGGGAGGACAACTAAAGAGAATCAAACCGCTAAACCTAATTAACTAAATAAGTGAAGATTAGGGGGTTATCAAGGTAAGACTAGTAGGGTGGACGCTCAATAAAAAAAACGGGTTTCTTTAATGTGTTAGCTAGTGATAAAGTCACTAACATGAGTAAGTGAATGGGGCAGGAGGTAGAGGAAAGGCCAATTGAATTTATAGAAGGGAAGATAAGGCAACGAATACAGGAGGGGCCAATTGGCATCAGTTGCAAAAAAAAACAATGGATTTAGATGGACTTAATGAATTATTAGGGGATATTAGAAATCAAACTAGTCATTCGCAATGAAAATCTTAAGTTAGAATGTTTGTTGTCTATGGAAATTACAGGCAGTTAGACGTCTCAAAAATAGCTTGAGAAAAATTCGGTCTCAGTTGTAGTTTCTTATCGAAACAAATGTTAGTGCAAGATGGATTAAGAAAATTAGAAAGAGATGTGGTTTTATAAATGGTATCAACGTTGGAGCTCATAGGTCTAGATATGGATTGCCCATAGGTTGAAATGAGGAGATAGTGATTACAGTTAAAAGTTTTTCTAGCTCACATATTGATATTGAGGTAAATGAGGGGGAGGGTATGAATTGTGGAGTTTTACTGGATTCTATGGTTCACCTGTAAAAAGTTTAAGCAGATATTCATAGAGACTATTACAACATCTACAGAGATGTAGTCGACTACCTTGGTTAGTTATAGGGATGTTCTCTTATGAAAAGAAGTGGGCATTTGTATGAGGAGAGGCAAATGGTTGCTTTTCGAGATGTCTTAAGGGAAGTGCAATTTGAGTGATTCAGGGTTCTCGAGGTGGTGGTTTACTTGGGGGAGTGTTGAGCATTGGTCTACAATGCAACATGTGACCAGCAGCTCACCAAGCAGACTTGCAATGTAGCAGAACCGAGAGCAGCAGCAACATGGTccccttttgtttattttgttcaaatGTAACTTGCTTAGTTGATTTGTAACTTGTAATCAAAGTTAGTAAGATTTTTGATGTAATGGATGTAATGGGTGATCATATCAGCTTACTTGTTTATGTGGTTcacattttgaaattgttaagtATTAGTGGGAGTAGTTAAGTCATTAGGTAATTTGTCCATTGACTTTGTAATTTATATAAGCTACTGTTTTCTTAATGAAAGATGTTTTTTTTTCAGTTATTCTTGAACTCAAGCTctccttgttttattttttttcaatcttttaatCTCTTAAGCTTGTGTGAGAATCTTGTTGCTGTCAAATGTTCCAGTAAATGGTATTCTGTTTGAAATTCATACTTTACCCGTTTAAGTATGTTGAAACTCCAACAATTGGTATTCAGAGCCTAAGTCTTTGAGGGCCACTGTTTTGTTGGTTGCTTTGTTGAGAAAATATAAGCTTGAGAAGGAAGAAATTGGGGCTGTTAAGTTTGTTTCTGCAAGATGAGCTTTATAGCACCTCCACCTCCAGTATTTGCTGGTGAAAAGTACCATATTTGGGTAGTCAAGATGAAGACATATCTTCAAGCTCAAGATTTGTGGAGTGTAGTTGAGAACGACATCGAACCACCTCCATTGAGGGCCAATCCCACGATTGCACAAATGAGGCAGCATGCTGAGGAGAGCACCAAGAAGCACAAAGCCTTGGCCTGCTTGCAAAATGGAGTGACAGATGTAATCTTCACTCGAATTATGGCCTGCAGCACACCTAAGGAAGCATGGGAAAGGTtgaaggaggagttcatggggTCAGATAAAACTAGGCAGCAACAAGTGATTAACTTAAGgagagactttgaaaatttaaagaTGAAGGAGTCTGAGAGCATTAAACAATACTCAGACAGGATTATGGCCACTGTCAACAGCATAAGGCTGCTTGGTGAAGACTTCAATGAGAGCAGAGTAGTGGAGAAGGTCATCACCACTCTTCCTGAGAGATTTGAGTCTAAAATCTCATCACTCAAGGACTCAAGGGACTTAACAACCATCTCTTTGTCTGAACTGGTGAACTCCCTATATGCTTTGGAGCAGAGAAGGGCCAACAGGCAGGAAGACCATCCAGAAGGAGCCTTCCAAGCAAAGGCCAAAGAAAGTTCCAGCACAAGTCAGAAAGGTAAGAAGCCTTGGCTTGACAAGAGGGATAAACCAAGGAGAGGTTCAGGCAAGAGAAAGTTTCCACCATGTGCCCATTGTAAGAAGACCACTCACTCTGAAAGGTtttgctggtttaggccagacaTCCAATGCAGGAGCTGCAAACAGTTTGGACATGTTGAGAAAGTTTGTAAAAACAAACCAAAAGCACCAGCACAACAGCAGATTCAATCTCAAGCTACTGAAGACCTTtaagctcaggaggagcatgtgTTCACAGCTTCTTGCTTTGCATCTTCAAGCAAAGTCAGAAGCAATTGGTTGGTGGATAGTTGCTGCTCACATCATATGGCAGGTGATGAGAGTCTGTTCAAAGATCTAGACAGAAGCTATGTCTCAAAAATCAGAATTGGCAATGGTGAACTGATTGAAGCCAAAGGCAAAGGCAGTGTTTTAATCAACACTTGTTCAGGTAACAAAGTTATTTCAGATGTGCTCTTTGTGCctgaaattgatcaaaatttgtTGAGTGTTGGTCAGTTAGTTGAAAAAGGGTATTCCCtagttttcaagaatgattcatgtGTTATTAAGGGCTGTCATAGTCAAGAAATGATTGCAGTAGGCATGGTAGATAAATGTTTCATGCTTGATGTTAATCAGCTTGAAAATAAAGCTTATGCAAGCTTGGCTGATAATGCTGGTCTATGGCACAGAAGATTAGGCCATGTTAACTTTAGATCACTTGATCTATTACAAAAACAGAATTTGGTGGAGGATATGTCTAAAGTAGAAGCAAGTGACAGTGTTTGTGATGTTTGTCAGTTTGGCAAACAAGCCAGATTGCCATTCCCAGTGAACCAAGCTTGGAGAGCTCGAGAAAAGCTTGAACTAGTGCATTCTGATATTTGTGGACCAATGAAGTCCCCTTCTTTGAATGACAGtaagtattttgtgttgtttattGATGATTTGACCAGGTTTTGCTGGGTTTACTTCATGAAACACAAATCTGAAGTGTTTGAGACCTTTAGCAAATTCAAGGCACTAGTGGAGAACCAAACAAGCTGCAAGATCAAGGCATTGAGAACTGACAATGGGACTGAGTACTTGTCTGAGAGGTTTCAGAAGCTTTGTGAGCATGCAGAGATCCATCATCAGCTCACCACTGTttatactccacagcaaaatggagtttgtgaaagaaaaaatagaacagTGATGAATATGGCCAGATGTCTGTTGTTTCAAAGCAAGCTTCCAAGCAAATTTTGGGCAGAAGCTGTCAACACCTCAGTTTACCTATTGAACAAGCTTCCTACAAGAGCTGTAAAGGACAAAACACCCTTTGAGGCATGGTATGGGCTCAAACCATCCATTTCCCATTTGAAGGTGTTTGGATGCATGTGTTATGCACTAGTTCCAGCTGAAAAAAGAACTAAACTGGAAAGAAGGTCTGCCCCTGAGATATTTGTTGGCTATAGCAGTACCAAAAAGGGCTATAGGGTGTATGACCCTTCAACAAAGAAGATTTTGGTGAGCATGGACATCAGATTTGATGAAGAGAAGTTTTGGAGTTGGGATGATTCAGAAACAAGTCAGTTTGTTGAAGATCAACTTGATATCAACCTAGAGCCAACTGAAAATGAACTAGAAAGTGATGACATTGATGATCCTCCTGTGAGAGGAACCAGAACCATTGCTGACATCTATCATAGGTGTAATGTAGCCATAGTTGAGCCTTCAAGCTATGAAGAGGCTGCAAGGGACAGAAGCTGGAAAAAGGCAATGGAAGCTGAACTTGAGATGATCAGGAAGAATGAAACATGGGACTTGGTTGAAAGGCCAGACCAAAAGAAAGTCATAGGTGTCAAGTGGGTTTTTAGAACCAAATTTAACTCAGATGGTTCTTTGAACAAACATAAGGCAAGATTAGTGGTGAAGGGCTATAGTCAAGAGTATGGCACTGACTTCATGGAGACTTTTGCTCCAGTGGCTAGGCTTGACACAATCAAGCTTCTTTTTTCCTTGGCTGTACAGAAACACTGGAAGATTCACCAATTGGATGTCAAGTCAGCTTTTTTGAATGGTTTTCTGAAAGAAGAAATTTACATAGAGCAACCAGAAGGGTTTAAAGTTCCAggagaagaaaacaaagtctaTAGGCTGaagaaagccttgtatggtcTAAAACAGGCACCTAGGGCCTGGTATGATCGAGTTGATACTTACTTGTGCAAACTTGGGTTCGAGAAAAGTCTGAGTGAACCAACTCTTTATGTAAAGAAGACTAAAAATGAAACTTTGCTGATTATTTCAGTTTATGTAGACGATCTACTGGTGACTGGAAGCAGAACTGATTTGATCAATGACTTCAAGACTCAAATGAAGGAAGTATTTGATATGACTGACTTGGGAGCCATGAcatacttccttggcatggaagtgaACCAGTCTAATCAAGGAATCTTCATCAGCCAGCAAGCATTTGCCCTGAAGATCCTAGACAAGTTCTGCATGTCCAATTGCAAATCAGTGAGCATACCAATGGCTCAAGGAAAGAAGCTGACTAGCTTTGGAAACCAAGAAAGAGTTGATGAGAAGGAGTACAGAAGCCTAGTTGGCTGTTTACTCTATTTGACAGCAACTAGACCTGATCTTATGCATGCTGTTAGCTTGTTGTCTAGATTCATGCACTGCTGTGACACATCACATTTTAAGGCAGCAAAAAGGGTACTTAGATACCTTAAAGGAACCTTGAAACTTGGAGTCATGTTTAAGAAGGAAAATGAACTTAAACTGGTGGGATATTCAGATAGTGACTGGGCAGGCTCTGCAGATGATATGAGAAGCACTTCGGGTTACTTCTTTACTCTTGGCTCAGGAGTATTTTGTTGGAGTTCAAaaaagcaacaaactgttgcccAATCCACAGCTGAAGCAGAGTATATTGCAGCAGCAGTAGCGgtgaatcaagccatttggctcaGGAAGTTATTGTCTGATTTAAATGAAGAACAAAGTGAAGCTACTAAAATCATGGTTGACAACTAATCGGCAGTAGCCATAGCTAAAAATCCAGTCTTCCATGGTAAGaccaaacattttaaaattaaattccatTTTGTTAGAGAGGCTGAGCAGACAAGAGAAATCAGCCTTATTCATTGCAACTCACAAGACCAATTGGCTGACATTCTAACAAAGCCACTTGGTACATTCAGATTTGAAGCCTTAAGGGAGATGATTGGTGtttgttgcatacagtccaatGAGGAGTGTTGAGCATTGGTCTACAATGCAACATGTGACCAGCAGCTCACCAAGCAGACTTGTAATGTAGCAGAACCGAGAGCAGCAGCAACATGGTccccttttgtttattttgttcaaatGTAACTTGCTTAGTTGATTTGTAACTTGTAATCAAAGTTAGTAAGATTTTTGATGTAATGGATGTAATGGGTGATCATATCAGCTTACTTGTTTATGTGGTTcacattttgaaattgttaagtATTAGTGGGAGTAGTTAAGTCATTAGGTAATTTGTCCATTGACTTTGTAATTTATATAAGCTACTATTTTCCTAATGAAAGATGTTTTTTTTTCAGTTATTCTTGAACTCAAGCTCtccttgttttatttatttttttcaatcttttaatCTCTTAAGCTTGTGTGAGAATCTTGTTGCTGTCAAATGTTCCAGTAAATGGTATTCTGTTTGAAATTCATAGTTTACCCGGTTAAAGTATGTTGAAACTCCAACAGGAAGGGAGAAGCTGTCGGGAAATAATATCGAAAAGAGACTTGATAGAGGAGTAATTGATTCCGGGTGGTGGGAATTGTTTTTGAGATATTCAGTAAAACACCTCCAGCATAGTATGTTAGACTATTGCCTGATGTTAGTTGATACAGTTGGAAGAGATGGGGGTGGAAAAATTTCAAAACCTTTTTACTTTGAGTTTAATGCAGACTGGGTATTTAAAGACAGTTTTGAGGAGCAAGTTGTTGTTAGATGGGATATGAGTGAAGAGGATATTCCAGCAAGATTGGATGCGCTTGGCTCTAAGCTAGGTAGATGGGAAAATAGGAATAAGGTCATTAGAGAAAGCAGAAAACAAGGGTTGTATGCAAGGTTGAGTGAATTGAATGAGATGGATTTAGTTGATGAGGTCCTGACGAAGTTAACAGATATCAAGTTAACAAAGGGCAAGAGTGTATTGGCTAAAGTTAGGGGATTGAAACACTTCGTTTTTTCATAAGGCTGTGAGCTATAGAAAGGAAACAAACATGGTGAGGGGTTTGGAGGATGGAAGCGGTGATTGGGCTAGTAGGGAAAGAGAAATTGTTGAAGTAGCAACAAAATACTTCCAAGATTTATTTGAACCAAAGCTAGTAAGAGATTGTGGAAGGTTGATTGAATGAGTTCGACCATGCATTTCTGAAAGCTTGAATGAAGGATTATTGACTGAGTTTTGGAAAGAAGAGTTCACAAAAGTAGTGAAATAAATGGCTCCATTGAAGGCGTCAGGTATAGATGGGCTTCCAGCCCTTAATATTGGCACATTATTAGGAAGATATTGCTAGTTATTGTTTGGATGTGCTAAATGATAGGAAGGACATAGAGGTGATTAATAGGAAAAATATTGTGTTAATTCCTAAAATGAATTCACCACGGAGCATGGGTCAATTTAGGTCTATTAGCCTTTTTAAACGTCATCTATAAGATTATATCCAAGGTACTAGTAAATAGATTTAGAAATGTACTTGATATCTGTATAAATGACAATCAAGGTGCTTTTGTGTCGAGTATACAAATCACTAATAACATATTATTGGCATATAAAATTCCACATTCGTTTAAAAAGAAGAGTGAGGGTTCGGTGAGATCTTTTGTCTTAAAACTTGATATGAGCAAGGTGTATGATAGGGTTGAATGAAGTTTTCTCGAACATATATTGCGCCGATTGGGGTTCTGTAATGAATGAGTTACTTTAGTAATGAGGTTTGTAACTTCTGGATCTTATTCAGTTGTGCTGAATGGAATTAAATGGGGTGAATTTAGGCCTACAAGGGCTTGAGACAAGGTGACCCATTAACCTCGTATCTATTCATTATTTATGCTGAGGGCTTCTCCACTTTAGTTAACATAGCAAAGTGTGAAGGATTAATTGGTGGGGCTAGAGTGGGGAGGGTTGGGATAGTTGTGCCACATTTGTTTTTCGCTGATGACACCATATTGTTTGGTGAGACTACAGAGGAGGGGGCGAAT
It includes:
- the LOC121210091 gene encoding uncharacterized protein → MSFIAPPPPVFAGEKYHIWVVKMKTYLQAQDLWSVVENDIEPPPLRANPTIAQMRQHAEESTKKHKALACLQNGVTDVIFTRIMACSTPKEAWERLKEEFMGSDKTRQQQVINLRRDFENLKMKESESIKQYSDRIMATVNSIRLLGEDFNESRVVEKVITTLPERFESKISSLKDSRDLTTISLSELVNSLYALEQRRANRQEDHPEGAFQAKAKESSSTSQKGKKPWLDKRDKPRRGSGKRKFPPCAHCKKTTHSERFCWFRPDIQCRSCKQFGHVEKVCKNKPKAPAQQQIQSQATEDL